The genomic segment CCAGCAAAGTTGTGGCAAATTTTGCAGGAAGTTCGGAGCAGGTTTCTTCCTGAAAGAGGAGGGACTTGGCTGCTCTTGACCTGACTTTCAAATCAGCAGTGACAAAGCAAAGTACCAGACAGGTTCATGTAAGGTAGTCCACCACAGAGCCAAAGCATAGTGATTAGTTATTTATCATCCATCATTTCAGGCTGCAATGTTGAAGTGACTTTGTTCCATGTGGTATTTTGATAAAAGGGGAATTTTGAACTACATGATACCAGTCACTATTTCACTCAGCAAGACTCAAAGTGAAAATTTTGCAATTGTGAAAGTATATTTACTTcctcagccccccccccccacacacagacacacacactctgtcctcCAGCCTGCTGTCCTGCCTCTGGAGTGTCCAGTCCAGCCTTTGGCCAGACAAAGCAGGTTGTTGAGGTAACGTTTTCCGTCAGGCTGCCCATGTCTAGTCTGACCATGCATTATTGAGCAGGTCTTTACAGGTTATGCAATTACACAGTCAGACAGTGGGTCTGAATTCGCAACAGTCTGAGAgccaggtctgtgtgtgtgcatatccATGTGCATATGATTCAGACTTTGTGACAGAAATTGCCCATTTATGAAATATCACTAAGTTGTTTTAGCATTCAGGTACATCTGATCACATTTCTATTGATCAGATGACTTTCACTGTGCCACAGAAAGCGCGACTTTAGCCTCCATTTTATTGCTGCCTGACTTTGTTTACTTGTCCTAATTAACGGGGGTGCAAATGACTCTTGGCAATGAATCATATTCATCTATAATTGAGATGTAAATGTCTCATAAGTGCAGAGTGTAGGTGGCTGTGTGTGCTGCAGGGTGTCCAGTCAGGTGGATGGGCAGGATGAAGGAGATGAAGTGGAACTGAACTCACACCATGATTGCATAGATGCATATTagtcacacacatttttgctCATGTCAAGTTGACCACTGATCAGAGAGACAatggacagaaagaaggaatgaaagaaaggGCTGACAGGTAAAATGAGAGAtgtgttaaatttaaatgttaaacctGACGAGGCCAAACAAGGTAAAGAGAGAGCAGTCAGATGTGCGTTGGTCTGTAGGTTCTGTTGCAGTGGAGTGAAATGTCACTCGCTGGATTTGGAATAGGCTGTTTAGATTTGATGTCTGCCAGGTGTGCATTCCTCTTCTCATGTGTACGAGCCTTCAGATGGAAAACTGATGGTGGATGGCATTCGCCGTTTCAGTGTGAGTGACAGAAACTGAGCCTGTCAGACTGACTGACGCAGGCGGTTTGTCCCTGGATACTCAGGATACTCAGGTTGGATGCACATCACAGCTGGGACACAGactgtgagacacacacaggccaagGTTGTGATTGATGACATCAAAAAGGACAAAGAAGAATAGAAGAGCTGTTTTGTCTTGTGTGCTTCAGTGAGTTTAATGAATGtcttctccttcccttcctcctcctctctgcgAGCCCTGTCTATAACACCATTATCCGGACTGATTCACATCTCCCTCGGTCAACAAACATCTTTGGCATGGCACACTTGTCCTGATGCCAACCACACAGCATTTCCCCTCCAATCCTGCAGGGGTCAGCCTTGTATCAGAGGGTTGACTGGAGGATTATGGACTCTAATGCAGTCACAAGTTGTGTTAGCAATGTGTGTTAGCGATGTATGGACATTTATCTCCATCCTCATGCGCCTACAGACATGACATGTTCTCCTCACTGTCCCCACCGTGTTCAAAagattcttctttttctcctctcttcacctcctctttccATCCTCTTCCATTCCTCCCatcagaggagggaggtgacacaagcaggaggcagagagtAGACTGTGTGTAGACTGCGACACACCAGCCTCAGTCTCATGAAGGCTCGGGGGCTGAGTTTGGGCAGGGAGGCCTGGTGATGGGGCACGAGGCCGGGCATGAGTCAGAGGGAGTGAGTGGCGTCCTGTTACTGTAGCTGTCTGTCAAGAGTGAGATGGCACAGTGATCTGCTCAGGGCGTGTACAGTGTTCATGACCTTTGTGTCAGACGTTTTATGACACAGATGTACTGtaatattaacacacacagagctgtctTTCTTAAGCTTAGTCTGCACTGATGGACTTGTGCTCCATATtgtcacatataaaacaaacatcccTCAGCGTCTGTTTTTAACTCATGTAAGGAGCAAATGTATTTATGAAACCATAGAAGGAAACAACACTTGTGCAACACTGCCATGTTTGTTCTCATGTATTTGTGTTggtacacgtgtgtgtgcatgtttgtagtGGGAGGAGTGGTgatggagttttaaaaaatggatgaaGATGTTTGTTTGATGCTGATttatgcgtgtgtgcatgtgtgtgtgtgtgtgtgtgtgtgaaggggcAGGATTTGGGTGACTGCCATTATGTGAGCACATTAACTCCATGAAAGTGCACAGAGGAGTCTGCTGATACTGTAGAACCAGCACTAAACATTCCCATCAAAATGAAGATGTGGAGACTATGACACTGGCTAATATCGATCTATTACTGATCAATACTATGTGTAAAATTTTCAAGGTCTGCTGATATTCTGTATAATTAATTTTGCATCCAAAACCTGAAAGAActcattcctctgtgccataaaACTCTATTGCTGACCAAAAGCTATGACATACTCCTTCATTACAATAAACACtggcactgtagtttatttttactcagtcccacatacactgtACTGCTGCAGTGAATACTAACTAGAGCTCCAAATGAGTATTCATCCACAGCAGTTCTCATAGTTCTCAACAAATGCACTAATTACTCCTGATTGAGTTAATATTTGTTAGTCTACAGTGCCTGGTTGTATGAGGAAATTATTTAGCtttgttcaaaaataaaagtgcataTTCCTAAttcatttataaatatttatgtcttcagtaggaatGATTTGGCTTGAGgttgagagccacagacagggtagAAAAGTTGAGTACATCAGACACCATGTATTCTCCATGTATAGCACATCACAAAAGAAATTATATCCTGTATTTAAACAAGTTTAGATCAGTATTTTTATAGCAATAGAGAGACATTATAggcaataaataaaatgttaaatttataTGCTGTctctttatatttaattttctccatCCCCTGCACCCATACACAcccgcacacaaacacaccgcCTTGTGAAGAGGCAGTCAGGATGACTGATGGATGATCGTACTCTTGGTTCAATTACATTAGAATGATGGAGTTGGTTATGTGCTTAAAAAAGAGCCTCAGACTTACAGCCTGAAAGATAGTGGAGCACGAAGGGAGAAGAGTTACGACCATACTGAGCCACAGCGAGAGAAAGGCAAAGACGAGTTATAGCAACACACAGTGGAGGAGTTAAGGGACAGAGCTCAGTCTATATTAAATATATTCCACTGCTGGGAAAACTTTCACTTGTCATTATTTAGGCCAGGGATGCCTccaaagaaaaactaaaaaatgtgAAGTAATGGGTGTGAAGCAAAGGTGAGTGACACCACTGATGGCAGAGGTGGCCCTCCCCTCAGGTTGGAGGATCAGACCCAATGTCTGGTAGCTGACAGCCGACACTGCACAGACccttattaaaaaataaagatgtctCCCTGCTaagcctcacacacactcataagcACCACATCATAAAGGCAGGGAACGTCCGTGCAGACGAGcatgacacatacacatgtactgcacaacacacacatgaccGTAGAACATAAGACCTCCAAATATCATGtatccacaacacacacaactgtgtaaatgcacacacacacacacacacacacacacacacacagtatgtgcaCATGGATATACACAAGCACCTCTGGAAGCTGACACCGTTCAGAGCAGTCAGGGAGGAAAGTTACATTAATGATTCTGATCTCCAGGCTTTACCGAGGCGGTTATCTGCGAATACGATCCAGCAGGGCCATTTAGACAGCAAGCCCATGATagagggaggagacagacacCGACACTGATCAAATAGGCTCATTTTGCCCCAGGctgctctgtcctcagtccagCTTTTCTTCAATAATGATACATCAGACTCAAGATAGATATCCGTGCCTGACCACAGGCGCTCCGAAATGAAAGGATGTCAGTGTCAGATTAGTAATATTTTACAGCTCGTCATCCATGTGAACCCTGGCTATGAAGCTGTGCCTGCATGTGCACCCCCATCACAGTTTGCTTGTCAGAGGATAGTGAGAACTTCAGCTGAAGAcagattatttcatttattggAAGGCATAAAGGGGTGAAATTTTACAAAAAATTCACAATGGAAAACTAGAACAGAGAAAACGTCCAAAACGTGAACGTCATTTTGTGTGGCAGAATTGTTAGTTAGATTTCCAACCTTGGTAATCATCTAATAGCTCCTTAGCGTCATCTTCATCTAGACCCCCAGCTTAAAAACCACTACTTTAATATactagtttgacatttttagaatACGTGTacagagtcagatgagaagattggatgataccactctcatatctgtgcaCTAAATCTGTAGCTGGACTTAGTGGCCGGTTAGTTGCACTAAACTGCTTGTAAAttgaaaaacagcattttaatccTTGTGTATTCATATTGATTGAATGAACTAGACATCATGTGTTAAATTGTGTTTGAGGTGCGGGTTGCAGGTTCTGTCACTTTTTGGACAGAGCTAGCTAtttcccccatttccagtctttatgctaagctaaactaactggCTACTGGCTGTTTGTTCATAATGACTGTTCAGACTTGAGGCTGGTGTCGATCTTTTGTCAAACTCTTGACAAGAGAgccatgaaatgtgttttccagTATGTCAATTTATTCCTTTAGATCAGGATTTCATAAAATCTGGGAAAACAGCAGTAAAGTTGTTCGAGAGCTgcagccatctttgtttttacaatataagaggttagaatatgcaTCCTGAGCAGTGCCACatcttcagggcagtctggacgctacagtgagttACAATCAGAAAGTGACAAGATGGCTGGGCCAcggctagctagttagcatgctaacttcaagacatgaaaaaaaatagGGGCAAAAAAGAGAGTTGACGTTTGCATTACTTTCTTCCCCTGGCGACAGCccttggtgagtaaaggaaaaaagttgAAACTTTTCttcttgcaacatttcttctagactggtaagtaaacagctgttaatgctaatatcGGCTacgtagcaatagcaaaaactcacatatagcTCTTTTAATGATAGTGCTACTTGAGGATAAATGACCTCTGTGTAACCTCTGAAGAAAACAGGCTTGAAATGCATCGTGTATACAAAAAGCATAGTTCAATAAGTTACTTTTTTACTCAGCCAATGACTTCAACTAGGTCTAATCATTCTTGTGTACCCatactgatttatttatatttctgaCACTCATAGGAATATAATGGCACAGCCAGTCTGTGGTTAGGATGGCAACTATCCCACTGCTTGGCATTACGATATAAAATTTCCTAATTTCATCCCTCATCTTAATTCAAAAGTCTACTTTCAGCTGCTTTTGTCTTATTGAATGACACAGTAATGAGACGTTGGCAGCAAAGATGCGAGAGGTGACAGTCGACATCCTGTCAGCCTCCTTCCAAGTCCAGTGTTCAGACACAAAAAAGTGACGCACACAGACATGGACGTCTGAGTGTGTGATTTCACTGCCTTCCCAAATTAAAATTGGAGTATGCCAAAAAATTAATAAGTGAGTAGCACACAATCCAATTTGAATGCATTATGTTGTCAACAAGCCGCTGGGGGACAGAATGAGGAGAAATTAGCCACTGGACCACATGAGATAAGGCCTGTTAAATCTGTGCATGGCTAAGAGGCTGCTGCTTTCAGGCAAGATTATGATTGACTTGTTTTTtacgcgcgcgcacacacacaccacacacacacacagagagagagagagagagagagagagagagagagagagagacatatcCTCTAATTTATTTGACTTTCTCTGACTCTGGACTCTTGACGTCTGGTTTTTGTCGAGGGGACAGCACCTGGTGACTGTCACCACCGCTGCAAATTACACCCTTGTGAACTCACGcgcaaaacaaaacagtacttctgagtgtgtgtgtgtgtgtgtgtgtgtgtgtgtgtgtgtgtgtgcagagctgcagtgtgagcGCGCggatggagaggcagagagggagggagcgcAGAGCCAGAGATCATCAGCACAGCGCAGCAGAGAgccacagtcacacagagcTGTCTGAGCGGAGTGGAGGGGAGGACGCACTTTCCATTGCGCTCCTGAGGAAAAACACGACTTGTCTGCTGAACAGTGGGGGTACATCAgtcccagacacacacacacacgtacacacacatacgcgcgtacactcacacagaaacagtCAAGGGCATATGTGAGCTGAGTGCTTGTCCGGTGAGAAGGTTTCGAGGAGTACATACATCCAGCCAGGATTCGGGGAATTTTGCGCAAGTCATGGCATTTGTTTGGAAACTAAATAAACAATGCACTCCGCCGGCGACAACTAATTCACAAAGATGACTCACGGAGGGGATGATCGACAACGTCCAGTGGTTCAGTGGTCTTCTCTGGCGGGGCAAAGTCCGGTAATCTGCATGATTCTCAACCACAGAGCGATAAGCGTCTCTCGGTCACCTTCTGAAATGATGTTTTGTGGCGACGTGCGTGGCGCGCCAGAGAGCGTGTGAGTGACTGACCGATAGTCtttctgagagagaaagagaggctggATATAAACAGCAGCCAGGCTTTCAGGCAGCGGCAGCCAGACACCCAGAGAAGCCATCTCGCCTCTCTCCCAGCTCCTCAGACCCATGCAGGATGCCCGGAGAGCGCCGGGGAGTCCTGGTCCAGCTCAGACCGAGTTCATGACGCTCTGGGCGGCCTCGTCATGCGTCTCTTGCCCGAGCCCAGCGCCCAATCCCTCcggctcctcttcctctttatcttcgTGATGGGGGTGGCCCCCTCACCGGCTCTAACAGCCGGCTGCCCCGACAGATGCGTGTGCGACGACCAGCTGGTGGTCCAGTGCGCCGGGCAGGAGCTCACCCAGTTCCCCAATGACCTGCCCCTGGCCACCCGGCAGCTCATCATCTCCAACAACCGCATCGGGGACCTGCCGGCGCTGCAGCTCAACTACCTGTCCGATCTGGTCTACTTGGACTGCAGCAACAACTCTCTGACCGAGATCTCCGAGTCCACCTTCGGGAACTTGCGCAAACTCGCCTACCTGGACTTGTCTTTTAACACCCTGCTGCAGATCGAGGACCGGACTTTCGGGCCCCTGGCGTCTCTGGTGATGCTCCGGCTGACGGATAACCCGAATCTGGGGGAGATCCACTCGGATGCCTTCTCGGAGAACATGGCTCTGCAGGTGCTGGACGTGAGCCGGAACAACCTGACGGCCCTCAACATCAGCAGCCTGATCGCCCTGCCCGCCCTGCGGTCTCTGGGGCTCAGCGGCAACCCCTGGAGGTGCGACTGTGACACGGAGGACCTCTGCCTGTGGGTACAGATTGAAGGCTTCAAATTCCAAGGTGAGCATGGATGGGGGGGTCTGCAAAAATGTTCAACACATAGTTTTAAATCCCAACTCATATAAACATGCACATTTAGGGTGATCTAAACTGTCACAAAGGATTATTTTACAGTTCTGATCACCTTTAAACAACACATCCTGCCTGAATCCTTTGCCAAACTTTGACTTGTACACCCAAACGTTCCTGATGAGGGGGCAGCAGGTAGACCTCTGGTAGGTggtctcttgtttgtttggcTCTGGAGGTAGGATTCTTATGCTGGCCAGTTCCCTGGCAAGTAAACAAACCATTCCTGAGTTAAAACCATGAGCCAAAGACGCTCCAAGGTCTCGTCATTTGTTATTGTCACATCAACTCATTTAGATAATTTGATTGTGGGCACTTGGTCAGTTTAGTCCCTGATGGTGGGCCACTTATGGCACTATTGCTCTCCTCATGTTTTGGGAATATATATGCACTCCCATGTGTGCACAGTTCCAGAAACAGatgcagtttctctctctctctctctctcacacacacacacatgaagactCCAGAGCTAATGGTTTGACCTCAGAGTTCAGAGCAATCTGAAGATTTCTCTCCCCGGCTCCTATCTGCAACACAATCCCCTCAAACTGCCCTTCACGTCTCAATAATGTCTCAAGTTTACCCCAACAAATCAGCAGACTTGTGTTACGTTTACTTGGAAAGCGTCAGCCCCGTCCATTCTGTAAATAGCGGGGGATTGAATTAGGCTGACCCATGAAATCAGCGAGAATGGGCCTCGTGACCTTCTCAGCGAGGACAAGCTCAGGTGATCTTTGCTCGTAAATGTTAATTGAGATTAGTCCTAAGCAGGTGAAACAGGTTAGGTCTTATAACAATGTGGTCTTAgcttatactgtgtgtgtgtgtgtgtgtcagtgtgcatcCAATTGATCTTACTGCACTGTCTGTCTGGGTCCTGAAGGCAGAGATAATGCTGAGAGGATGATTGTGTCCTTTTGtatccgttttttttttttttttttctggctcaTGCCtcctgcctgcacacacacacacacacactgacacacatacaaacccttgtacaaacacacacacacacacacacacacacacacacacaggaacacagcaTACACTTGGGTGTGCTGGCACTCCAACCACCGTATGCTTTTGGCCCCTTCAGCCCAGATGGTTAATGATGGTGCTCAAAAAAGCTGGACTCCTATGCTCCCATTAAGGACAGCcggtgtgcgtgtgtgagtgtgtgtgcgctaGTGACTCACTCCACTTAAGAGTGTGTGAGTCAACGTGTGATCTGGAGGTTAGGGGAGACCCTGAGGCCAGGGCCTGTGGGGAAACAGGAATGAGATTAAGGGACAGAGGAAGGCCTCTCGAAGACAGAAGCTCCACAGGCTTGTTATCCACCTTCACTTTCACATTTCGCTCAAGTACACTCAAAAGCTGGCACATGCatgagcacatacacacacactcacacacatacttaatGAGCACACTCTTCTCTGCTTTTTATCCCACCAACCAGCCAtttctcacaaaaacacatttctgaaagaaaaaaaaaatccgaCAAATACTCAGAGAAAAGGGCTTTTGAATCCTAAGtggcaaaacacaaaacacccaCAGCCAAGCCACTGTACATTCAACAACATGcacactgctgtgctgttttaaaTCCCAGCTAATAACTATGAAATTACAGCTACGTATGTTATCGCACTGCACTTTAAAAGTTATAAATATGACCAGAGGAGTTTGTACTGTTCTCCCTGAGCACacattacagcaacacacactctgcctctCAGACCGACAAACCATGTATTGATATGTGGCGGTCACAAACAACCACAGTAACCAGTTTAACAGAGTGAATGGGGtcaagtgtatgtgtatgtgcgaTAGAGCATgtagtgtgtttctgtggttatGAATGCCCTCCGATCTGGCCGCAGGGCTGTGAGTCTAATGTACAGAGATTCCAGCTGTCGCTACCTCTCAGCATGAATATGAATCAGgtgcatgcaggtgtgtgtctgcgtgtgagTGTGCAAACATCTGAACTCATTCAGGAAGCTTTGTTATTGCTGCTGAGTTTTAATAACaacattgatttaaaaaagtccttatttaatttctgttttgggtCTTACTCCAGCATTTTCCTGTGTTAAATAAGCgactcagtttgtttttgtgtcaggcATGTGTCACTGACAAAGGCCGACATGACTTGACTCTGGCAGCCACTAAAGTCAAAGTGTGGCTTCAGGAAAAACAGCAAGGTTGACAGGTGAGTATAAGCCTGTCGTCATAGGAAAGAGAGACAATAAGAGGGAGGGAGCGAGAATGGAAAGTGATTTTTTGGCAAATGcaagacaggaaacagaccaTCACAGAAAAGTCAGGAAGAAAATATTCTGTATGACACTCAGGTACATCTCGGTGTGTTGGTTGTATGTTTATACCTGAGCTGGCCCTGCAGTGAAAAACAGCCTGAGGCCCTACAAggactaaacaaaacaaaaaaacacttttttttaagtaaGAAAAATGATACTACTTATATTAAAAATGatatcacaaaaaaagaaagttcAAGTTCACAAAGTCAGTCAGTTCATGAATAATGAATCAACAGTTAGTTGTAATTAAGTAGTTATTATCATTAACTGACTGTCCTTTGCTTTGGATGGTGCCTTAACTACTGTTCATTtggtttaaagtttaaaatagAGCTTTAAAGTTCTATTAATTGTctcatgttgctttaaatattcACATGTCAAAGGTTTGCATCAAGCCTTATATGACCTGGGCTTGTTTATTTGTAATTGTGATGACATTGCCTTGGAGTAAAAATGACATTCTGTAAGTTTTTACATTATTTCGTCCACCCCATGTCTATACTCTGTTAACGCACTGGAAAAACTCTAACTTTCCTGTCCTGAGCACCTAAATATTCTATCAATTCTCAGCACTTGGGGAATACATCTATTTCCCTCTCTTGTCATAATGGAATTTCAGCTTGTTTGAACGACCCACTGTACTTGCTGTAGGTCGATTTGGACAAGTGGTTCAGCTAAATATACAGAATGTAAGTGGCTCGTCCAAGGGTTGGCAGAGTTGGTGGTGATTGTATGGCTCCACTGTTTTGGACGGGGGGGGGGCAGCTCGCAGACTAGGCTAAGAGCCAAGGCAGAGGGCCACATGCGGGGCAAgtgttaaatattcataaaaaagagagaggagaacagaggcCACAGGTTCAGAGAAAggaagaatgaaagaaagaagtcAGGTTTTCTCAGCGATTGCGTTTGATTTGTCTTTAATGAAAGCGAATTTTAGATGACTccagagatgagatgagaggagagaggagctgaaaCGGCGTGACAAAAGAGCAGAGGACAGAAACATGAGATAAGACTGAGAGGGATGAAAAATTGGGCAAACAGATTAAGATGGACTTTGgataaagagaaggaaaagaataaaaacagacagactatAGAGGAGTTACCAATCGTCTGTGCCCCAGATCTGTCACTCAAATGCATTAAAACATTCATTATGACAAGAAGGCATCGATTCAATTTAATACAGGTAGATGTTACATTATTTATCAGCTGGAACGATTCCTCAGACCCATCTGGTGCGGAGAAGCGTATCGAATTCAACTGGCCTACTTGTGTAGTGTAgtctgtatatatttatatgtctATGTGCATTTCGCCGTGTGAGCTGGAAACCAAGATTGATGTGATTTGTGCgtgggtgtgtttgtgatgtgaTCACCTGAGGCGCAGAGGCGAGGCAGCTCAGGTGTCTGTGAGCATGCCTgcatgtctgtgagtgtgtgtgtgaccaacTCAATATACAAGCCAAGAGGGTAAAATTGGAAAAAAGAGTGGAGAGTGTAAAGATGACAGAGCAAAACTGAGTGAAATGGGAGGATGTGGAAGAAGAAGGAAATGGACTGATAAAGGCTGAAGGGGAGACATGAAGGGAGAATAAAATGCTAACGTGCCAGAGTGGGAATGAAAAGTGGGAGGTGATAAAGAGAGCAGGACTGATAAGACGGAGTGAtagagggaaaaggagagagagagagagagagagagagctgttgCTATCTGAccttcagtctctctctctctctctccactcatcCTCCACTAGAGGAAGAAGGGATCATATGGAGAAATGATGGAAAGGAGGATGGTGGTAATCTGACTAATGCCGTATTTGAGAGGAAAGGAGTGTGAAGGCGTGTGTTATTCAGCCCTAGTGGATGTGATGGAGAAAAGGTCAGCTATTCTTAGTCCTCGCCAACCCCAGTATGATGCATTTAGCTGGCTAAACGGCGAGCTATTTGAGCTTCAccaggaggggtggggtggggggcttaAAAGTCTCACATCTTATATCATATGCGCCCCGTGAGCACGGTTGTGCACACTTGCAGGTTAAAAGGCGTCTCAGCATCTTCAAAACATGGTTGGAAAAAGcttgttttttcattgtctGATGTCTAGTTCACACCTGTCCACAGGTGCGTataggaaaataaaatcatgttaAAGAAGAGGCTGAATTCCTGTACACTGTCAgcacagagtttattaggagTTACAACTTTTTGGTCATGGACGTTTGTCAGGTGCCAAAGTTCACAATATGAAACAAAATCCTTACATAAAAGCCACAGGATGCAACAACCAATCAAAAAGGGAGACAAATCTTCAACACTACACTAACATCACAGCAGTAATTAATAAACCTAAAATCAGAGAAATATACTACATGTCAAAATCTGTAGGATATTAATGAAAAGATGAGACAGGCGAAGCAAAATCAGTGATTTTTAGCGAGATAAACTCAAGTAACTGCTTCATAACTGCATCAGGGGATATTCAGTTCTCATATCCAAACTGAGAATATCTTAATAACCTTGAGgtaaaaatcatattttattcacaCATAAC from the Lates calcarifer isolate ASB-BC8 linkage group LG17, TLL_Latcal_v3, whole genome shotgun sequence genome contains:
- the LOC108879014 gene encoding leucine-rich repeat-containing protein 52-like — translated: MRLLPEPSAQSLRLLFLFIFVMGVAPSPALTAGCPDRCVCDDQLVVQCAGQELTQFPNDLPLATRQLIISNNRIGDLPALQLNYLSDLVYLDCSNNSLTEISESTFGNLRKLAYLDLSFNTLLQIEDRTFGPLASLVMLRLTDNPNLGEIHSDAFSENMALQVLDVSRNNLTALNISSLIALPALRSLGLSGNPWRCDCDTEDLCLWVQIEGFKFQDEGQTVCHSPPELAGQRLAEVGMQLRADCHQGLGYWDYLFFIAIGFVIFSAGTVSAWVMGVLMVLYERYSKRKSEELDSDDEDERGGMGGGGGGGGGGGNQGNGDLSKSGMQV